Proteins from a single region of Geothrix sp. PMB-07:
- a CDS encoding YebC/PmpR family DNA-binding transcriptional regulator produces MSGHSKWSTIKHKKGAADAKRGKVFTKILKEITVAARLGGGDVASNPRLRLAVDQAKGSNMPKDNWERAIKKGTGELEGVTYEEVVYEGYGPGGAAILIEAMTDNKNRTTPEVRSYFAKFGGDLGAQGSVAYLFSKEGQIVVEPDVQEDKIMEVALEAGADDVVNEGEAWVIKTSPESYQAVKDAVDAAKLPVIEAKLIMAPSTSTALEGSKLTSFLKLVDLLEDNDDVQNVWHNGEYDEPED; encoded by the coding sequence ATGTCAGGCCACAGCAAATGGTCCACCATCAAACACAAAAAGGGCGCCGCTGACGCCAAGCGCGGCAAGGTCTTCACGAAGATCCTCAAGGAAATCACCGTGGCCGCCCGCCTCGGTGGTGGTGATGTGGCCAGCAACCCCCGCCTGCGCCTGGCCGTGGATCAGGCCAAGGGCAGCAACATGCCCAAGGACAACTGGGAGCGCGCCATCAAGAAGGGCACCGGCGAACTGGAAGGCGTCACCTACGAGGAAGTGGTCTACGAGGGCTACGGTCCGGGCGGCGCCGCGATCCTCATCGAGGCCATGACCGACAACAAGAACCGCACCACCCCTGAGGTGCGGAGCTATTTCGCCAAGTTCGGCGGCGACCTTGGCGCCCAGGGCTCCGTGGCCTACCTCTTCAGCAAGGAGGGGCAGATCGTCGTCGAACCGGATGTCCAGGAAGACAAGATCATGGAAGTGGCTCTGGAAGCCGGCGCCGATGACGTGGTCAACGAGGGCGAGGCCTGGGTCATCAAGACCAGCCCCGAGTCCTACCAGGCCGTGAAGGACGCTGTGGACGCCGCCAAGCTGCCCGTCATCGAGGCCAAGCTCATCATGGCCCCCAGCACCAGCACTGCGCTGGAGGGCTCCAAGCTCACCAGCTTCCTCAAGCTCGTGGACCTTCTGGAAGACAACGACGACGTGCAGAACGTGTGGCACAACGGCGAGTACGACGAGCCCGAAGATTGA
- a CDS encoding lipopolysaccharide assembly protein LapB, which produces MINLLLGLGAALAVILLSSLLSIKLWISLPLGILAGAGLFIWQGRKIQQELEKIFTRAGELLKKQQFDKAIETMKEGYRFSSRQFLVKGSIDGQIGVVQYLRKKNDEAEPLLKSASMQHFIAKAMLGILQWKRGEKKLAKETFSLALKTGKKESLLYAVFAYVLVEMGERDKAIEVLNQGLGICKGDERLITNRNLLQNGKPLKMKVYGEQWYQFLLERPMIRQEAPPFARVSRRALRG; this is translated from the coding sequence GTGATCAACCTCCTGCTCGGCCTGGGCGCCGCCCTTGCCGTGATCCTGCTGTCCAGCCTGCTGAGCATCAAGCTCTGGATCAGCCTGCCCCTGGGCATCCTCGCCGGAGCTGGGCTGTTCATCTGGCAGGGGCGGAAGATCCAGCAGGAACTTGAGAAGATCTTCACGCGCGCCGGCGAGCTGTTGAAGAAGCAGCAGTTCGACAAAGCCATCGAGACCATGAAGGAGGGCTACCGCTTCTCCTCCCGTCAGTTCCTGGTAAAGGGCAGCATCGATGGCCAGATCGGCGTCGTGCAGTACCTCCGCAAGAAGAACGACGAGGCCGAGCCCCTTCTGAAATCCGCCTCCATGCAGCACTTCATTGCCAAGGCCATGCTGGGCATCCTCCAGTGGAAGCGCGGCGAGAAGAAACTGGCCAAGGAAACCTTCAGCCTCGCCCTCAAGACGGGGAAAAAGGAGAGCCTTCTCTACGCGGTCTTCGCGTATGTGCTCGTGGAGATGGGCGAGCGCGACAAGGCCATCGAGGTCCTCAACCAGGGCCTGGGCATCTGCAAGGGGGATGAGCGCCTCATCACCAATCGCAACCTGCTGCAGAACGGCAAGCCCCTCAAGATGAAGGTCTACGGAGAACAGTGGTACCAGTTCCTCCTGGAGCGCCCCATGATCCGCCAGGAAGCCCCCCCCTTCGCCCGAGTCTCCCGCCGCGCCCTCCGCGGATAG
- the ybeY gene encoding rRNA maturation RNase YbeY, whose product MTEPRLPFTIDWSSRSKMRGPGEQSIGKLLHDLRDRLAPDAQGISLTYVDDRGMRKLNREHRGKNMTTDVLSFPSSAEKGAFPHLGDIVISLPTAEKMAKKFGVSRRREVETLVIHAFLHLCGHDHEMDRGEMMELQAQLERELLDEEPLAMSLKRGRKPGSKVKKLKDGSRVVVTGRAAAALVRRERVKKDRKGKVKKVVKPKEALLPKRGPGRPRKEATAPAPPKRTVRRRRPGLSRSGVIG is encoded by the coding sequence ATGACTGAACCCCGTCTCCCTTTCACAATCGATTGGTCCAGTCGCAGCAAAATGCGGGGACCGGGCGAGCAGTCTATTGGCAAACTGCTGCATGACCTCAGAGATCGACTCGCTCCAGATGCTCAAGGCATCTCCCTCACCTATGTCGATGATCGTGGCATGAGAAAACTCAACCGCGAACATCGCGGAAAAAACATGACAACGGACGTTCTGAGCTTCCCCTCCAGCGCAGAAAAAGGGGCCTTCCCTCACCTGGGTGACATCGTCATCAGCCTTCCTACTGCGGAAAAAATGGCCAAGAAATTCGGTGTGAGCCGCCGCCGTGAGGTAGAGACACTGGTCATCCACGCGTTCCTCCACCTCTGTGGTCATGACCACGAAATGGATCGCGGCGAGATGATGGAATTGCAGGCCCAGCTGGAGCGGGAACTGCTCGACGAGGAACCGCTGGCCATGAGCCTGAAGCGGGGCCGGAAACCCGGCAGCAAGGTAAAGAAACTGAAGGATGGTTCCCGTGTGGTCGTCACGGGCCGGGCTGCGGCGGCCCTGGTGCGACGCGAGCGGGTGAAAAAGGACAGGAAAGGCAAGGTCAAAAAGGTGGTCAAACCGAAAGAGGCCCTGCTTCCCAAACGCGGCCCCGGCCGCCCCAGGAAGGAAGCCACCGCGCCAGCGCCACCCAAACGCACGGTCCGCCGCCGCCGCCCCGGTCTCTCGCGCAGCGGCGTGATCGGCTAG
- a CDS encoding 16S rRNA (guanine(527)-N(7))-methyltransferase RsmG, protein MEPRLPSDIQPALGRYLVLLDKWNRTHALTALPPGIRREELLQDASALLPFLAPLPAGARVVDFGTGMGSPAVVLALARPDLEILGVDASSKKMAFLRQVAMELPVPNLKAIHGRLEDLEPLQAHWGTAKALAPLGTLVGWWGRHGGPDAPFFALKGPDWADEPLPGGWLATPHPYVLPTRGHRVVVEVRASRANHSA, encoded by the coding sequence ATGGAGCCGCGCCTGCCTTCCGACATCCAACCGGCCTTGGGCCGCTACCTGGTTCTTCTGGACAAGTGGAACCGTACCCATGCCCTCACTGCCCTGCCACCTGGGATTCGGCGTGAGGAATTGCTGCAGGATGCCTCGGCGCTGCTGCCCTTTCTGGCCCCGTTGCCCGCTGGAGCGAGGGTGGTCGACTTCGGAACCGGCATGGGGTCCCCGGCGGTGGTGCTAGCCCTCGCCCGGCCCGATTTGGAGATCCTCGGCGTCGATGCTTCGAGCAAGAAAATGGCCTTTCTCCGTCAGGTGGCCATGGAACTCCCCGTTCCCAACCTCAAGGCCATTCATGGCCGCCTCGAGGACTTGGAACCGCTCCAGGCTCATTGGGGTACCGCCAAAGCTCTGGCTCCCTTGGGTACGCTGGTGGGATGGTGGGGCAGGCACGGAGGACCCGATGCCCCGTTTTTTGCGTTGAAGGGCCCTGACTGGGCGGATGAACCCTTGCCAGGCGGGTGGTTGGCCACGCCGCATCCCTACGTTCTTCCAACCCGAGGGCACCGCGTGGTGGTGGAAGTGAGGGCCTCGCGGGCAAACCATTCGGCCTAG